One window of the uncultured Paludibaculum sp. genome contains the following:
- a CDS encoding efflux RND transporter periplasmic adaptor subunit, which yields MSNEHTGSTTRELSTQPANRRRPGVAATILLVVIVFGAVAASKFQKRESAIHFSQEASTSKPLVNTALATAAGATTEVTLPGNTEAVVVADIYARATGYVRTRAANIGDHVKMGQVLATIESPELDQELAQARATVEQSKASWRQAEANVARAEASVVEARARLEQTKANEALASATSDRWTRLVDKGVLPRQEGDERQYAYSARKAEAAAAEAAIHTATASVSAARASVVSAEATVRATQANVSRLERLVGFERVVAPYDGIITERLVEQGDLISSTGGVEGGRKLFAIAQPSTLRVQVNVPQSFAPDIQVGQETRLSVKERSGEQFSGKVVRTASSLNAASRTMLVEVQVDNRDGALLPGMFSEVKFALPRSHPATVIPAEALLANAKGTRVATVDPSGKIRFRNIEVARDLGTQIEITSGLNPNEVVILNPGEMLAEGQEVQAAGPMAHQERARR from the coding sequence ATGAGTAACGAACACACTGGTTCCACTACCAGGGAACTGTCCACGCAGCCGGCCAACCGGCGGCGGCCGGGGGTGGCCGCCACAATCCTACTAGTCGTCATCGTCTTCGGCGCGGTGGCCGCGTCGAAGTTTCAGAAGCGGGAATCGGCTATTCACTTCTCGCAGGAGGCATCGACGTCGAAACCGCTGGTGAATACGGCTCTGGCGACGGCGGCGGGGGCTACTACCGAGGTGACGCTGCCGGGCAATACGGAAGCCGTTGTGGTCGCCGACATCTACGCACGGGCCACGGGCTACGTCAGGACCCGCGCGGCCAACATCGGCGACCACGTGAAGATGGGCCAGGTGCTAGCCACTATTGAATCGCCGGAACTGGACCAGGAATTGGCGCAGGCCCGCGCGACGGTGGAACAGTCCAAGGCCTCGTGGCGGCAAGCTGAGGCCAACGTCGCCCGGGCGGAGGCGAGCGTTGTGGAAGCTCGCGCCCGCCTGGAACAGACCAAGGCGAACGAGGCACTGGCTTCCGCCACATCCGATCGCTGGACGCGACTGGTGGACAAGGGTGTGCTCCCCAGGCAGGAGGGCGACGAACGCCAGTACGCCTACAGCGCCCGCAAAGCCGAGGCGGCCGCCGCCGAAGCGGCCATTCACACCGCAACCGCTTCGGTCAGCGCGGCGCGGGCCAGCGTCGTATCGGCCGAAGCCACCGTGCGTGCGACCCAGGCCAACGTCTCGCGGTTGGAACGGCTGGTGGGCTTCGAGCGCGTAGTCGCACCCTATGACGGCATCATCACGGAGCGATTGGTGGAGCAGGGCGACCTGATCTCCTCCACCGGCGGCGTCGAGGGCGGACGTAAGCTCTTCGCCATCGCCCAGCCCAGCACCCTGCGCGTGCAGGTGAACGTGCCGCAATCCTTCGCGCCCGACATTCAGGTGGGCCAGGAGACACGGCTGAGCGTGAAGGAGCGTTCCGGTGAGCAGTTCTCCGGTAAGGTGGTGCGGACCGCGAGTTCGTTGAATGCGGCGTCACGCACGATGCTGGTCGAAGTGCAGGTGGACAACCGCGACGGAGCGCTGCTGCCTGGGATGTTCAGCGAAGTGAAGTTCGCACTGCCGCGGAGCCATCCGGCCACCGTGATCCCGGCCGAGGCCTTGCTGGCCAACGCCAAGGGCACGCGCGTGGCCACGGTGGACCCCAGCGGGAAGATCCGCTTCCGCAACATTGAAGTGGCGCGTGACCTGGGCACGCAGATCGAGATCACATCGGGTCTCAATCCAAACGAAGTGGTGATTTTGAACCCGGGCGAGATGCTGGCCGAAGGACAGGAGGTCCAGGCAGCGGGGCCGATGGCACATCAGGAAAGAGCGAGAAGATGA
- a CDS encoding TolC family protein: MNLRFVMAGLLTAAVWAQPAAPRSENSARIDQLIQNGKLRLSLQDAIALALENNLDVELQRYNQKLAETDVMRSKAGGSLRGIPLSVHEGPNSLGVPVVTGSGLGGGDTPTLDRFSGTGAQLDLSLLGSLPLSTGPAVPNLDPTLTGTLGWSHTSTPQNSTFLAPLRSLNASTTTANVGIEKGLNTGGTIGLSFENQHQDVNNPLFSFSPYSTATLRLDFRQPLLRGFGPAVTTRYIRIARNNQKVSDLVFRQQVISTIHAVIRLYWDLASLAEDVRVRQEAVTSAEQLLSDTQESAKLGVRASIDVTRSQAEVSRRQRDLVIARSLARQQSELLKDYLVRASENKLQDVVIEPTEAMGLPAATPEQPLEQLVGDALKERPDLAQARIQLENSLISLKGSRSALKPSLDLVASAGNNGLGGAPNGTQLSTLAPSTPNPFFVGGYGDALGQVFQRNFPDYGVAVQFSVPILNRAARADVTRDQIQVRQQEIRLKQLEKQARLEIRNAQIAVEEARASYESARQERILEEQTLDAEKEKLGVGASTTFLVIQYQRDLTQARSSEATAQSSYWKARAALDRAMGTMLTVHHVEFDQVVAGEVSGIK, translated from the coding sequence ATGAACTTGCGATTTGTCATGGCTGGGTTGCTGACCGCGGCGGTGTGGGCTCAGCCCGCCGCGCCGCGGTCAGAGAACTCGGCGCGCATTGACCAGTTGATTCAGAACGGCAAACTGCGGCTGTCGCTGCAGGATGCGATTGCGCTGGCGTTGGAGAACAATCTCGACGTGGAGCTACAGCGTTACAACCAGAAGCTGGCGGAGACGGATGTGATGCGGTCGAAGGCCGGCGGCTCGTTGCGCGGCATTCCTCTGTCGGTGCATGAGGGGCCGAACAGCCTGGGCGTGCCGGTGGTGACGGGCTCCGGACTGGGCGGCGGCGATACCCCCACGCTCGACCGTTTCTCGGGCACGGGCGCGCAGCTCGATCTGTCGCTGCTGGGCTCCCTGCCTCTCTCCACCGGCCCGGCCGTGCCGAATCTTGATCCGACGTTGACTGGCACGCTGGGCTGGAGTCACACGTCTACGCCGCAGAACAGCACCTTCCTGGCTCCGCTGCGGTCGTTGAATGCCTCGACGACGACGGCGAACGTGGGCATTGAGAAGGGCTTGAATACGGGTGGCACCATTGGGCTCAGTTTTGAGAACCAGCACCAGGACGTGAACAACCCGCTGTTCAGCTTCAGCCCGTATTCGACGGCGACGCTGCGCCTGGACTTCCGGCAGCCGTTGCTGCGGGGCTTTGGTCCGGCCGTCACCACGCGCTATATCAGGATCGCGCGGAACAACCAGAAAGTCTCTGACCTCGTGTTCCGGCAGCAGGTGATCAGCACGATCCATGCGGTCATCCGGCTCTATTGGGACCTGGCCAGTCTGGCTGAAGACGTGCGTGTGCGGCAGGAGGCTGTGACTTCGGCGGAGCAGCTATTGAGCGACACACAGGAATCGGCGAAGCTCGGGGTGCGTGCGTCGATCGACGTGACCCGGTCACAGGCCGAGGTGTCGCGGCGGCAACGCGATCTCGTGATTGCCCGGAGCCTGGCACGGCAACAGAGCGAACTCCTGAAGGACTACCTGGTTCGCGCGTCGGAGAACAAACTACAGGATGTGGTGATCGAGCCAACCGAAGCGATGGGTCTGCCGGCCGCGACGCCGGAGCAACCGCTGGAGCAGTTGGTGGGCGATGCGTTGAAGGAGCGTCCGGATCTGGCGCAGGCGCGCATTCAGTTGGAGAACTCGCTCATCAGCTTGAAGGGTTCCCGCAGTGCATTGAAGCCATCGCTGGATCTGGTGGCATCGGCTGGCAACAACGGTCTGGGCGGAGCACCGAATGGCACGCAGTTGAGCACGCTGGCGCCGTCGACACCGAATCCGTTCTTCGTTGGCGGGTACGGCGACGCGTTGGGCCAGGTGTTTCAGCGGAACTTCCCAGACTATGGAGTGGCCGTGCAGTTCAGTGTTCCGATTCTGAATCGCGCGGCGCGAGCCGATGTGACGCGCGACCAGATCCAGGTGCGGCAACAGGAGATCCGGCTGAAGCAACTGGAGAAGCAGGCGCGGCTGGAGATTCGGAACGCGCAGATCGCCGTGGAAGAGGCGCGGGCCAGTTACGAGTCTGCGCGCCAGGAGAGGATTCTGGAGGAACAGACCCTGGATGCCGAAAAAGAGAAGCTGGGTGTCGGCGCTTCGACCACGTTCCTGGTGATTCAGTATCAGCGCGATCTGACGCAGGCGCGTTCGTCGGAGGCGACGGCGCAGAGTAGCTACTGGAAGGCGCGCGCGGCGTTGGACCGGGCGATGGGCACGATGCTGACGGTTCATCACGTGGAGTTTGACCAGGTGGTGGCGGGCGAAGTGTCGGGGATCAAATGA
- a CDS encoding DJ-1/PfpI family protein: MTAKKILMLVGDFVEDYEVMVPFQALQIAGHHVDAVCPDKTAGQTVRTAIHDFEGDQTYTEKRGHNFAVNATFADIKAEDYDALVIPGGRAPEYLRLNESVLAIVRHFADTKKPIASICHGAQILAAAGVVRNRKVNAYPACAPEITSGGGEYVSLPFEGAITDGNLVTGPAWTAHVEWLKQFLAVLG; the protein is encoded by the coding sequence ATGACCGCGAAGAAGATTCTCATGCTGGTGGGTGATTTTGTGGAGGATTACGAAGTGATGGTGCCATTCCAGGCGTTGCAGATCGCCGGGCACCATGTGGACGCTGTGTGCCCCGACAAGACCGCCGGGCAGACAGTTCGCACAGCGATTCACGACTTCGAAGGGGATCAGACCTATACCGAGAAGCGCGGCCACAACTTCGCAGTCAACGCCACGTTTGCTGACATCAAAGCGGAAGACTACGACGCGTTGGTGATTCCGGGTGGCCGCGCTCCCGAGTATCTCCGCTTGAACGAGAGCGTTCTCGCGATTGTCAGGCACTTCGCCGACACAAAGAAGCCTATCGCGTCGATCTGCCACGGTGCGCAGATCCTGGCCGCGGCCGGCGTGGTTCGCAATAGGAAGGTCAACGCGTATCCGGCCTGCGCTCCAGAGATCACCTCGGGTGGTGGTGAGTATGTCAGCTTGCCTTTCGAGGGCGCCATTACCGACGGAAACCTGGTGACCGGGCCTGCGTGGACCGCGCACGTGGAGTGGCTGAAGCAGTTCCTGGCTGTGCTGGGCTAA
- a CDS encoding protein kinase encodes MASPVSIESLLIDSRGRHPHVPGYQLLALLGRGGMGVVYAAAQEGSDSLIAIKLLRGDIATPANLARFGRERRILEQLSHPDVAKLLGAGETPDGTPYLVMEYVEGRSILDYCKARGLDDWQRVRLFHDVCLVVAAAHDRAIVHSDLKPGNILVNAGGRPKLLDFGIAKMMAPGEEGLTVTGFRPLTPQYASIEQLRGGPITLASDVYSLGAILSELAGPGDSGLSAIIRHAMAEQPDARYQTARELAQDVAAYLEGRPLTIAMPPPRLQWKAAAVAVTLALLPALWQHLPGSEPMPSPSERDYLVARHLWNKLSMPELHKAEAWFRLSVQKDPQSSMAHAGLADALYFAGELEGGNPHETFRQAKVEARRAIELNDRSPLAHTVLGSVLFASDLKWAYAEAEFQQALKLDPRCVRAMQGYACMLMRLGRLGEAGFLMKRARLLDPASPILGFVEARVPYYAHRFDVARDLLRGVLDRDPSFSLAHYYLALCYRFLGQTHEAESEMKRANLSNQGLAIELAWIHGRDTTPEQWQQLLATERHNPSMLFAAAEMGRTDLAFELLEEAIAQRQTLVLGMKVDPRFDALRGDPRFPALLRQAGLANLS; translated from the coding sequence ATGGCGTCACCAGTGAGCATCGAGTCGCTGCTTATAGACTCCCGTGGAAGGCATCCACATGTGCCGGGCTACCAGTTGCTGGCGCTGCTGGGGCGTGGCGGCATGGGCGTTGTGTACGCGGCCGCGCAGGAGGGATCGGACTCTCTCATCGCCATCAAGCTGCTGCGCGGTGATATCGCGACACCCGCGAATCTCGCCCGCTTTGGCCGCGAACGCAGGATCCTGGAGCAACTGAGCCACCCCGACGTTGCCAAGCTGTTGGGCGCCGGAGAGACGCCCGACGGAACCCCGTACCTCGTCATGGAGTACGTCGAGGGCCGCTCCATCCTTGACTATTGCAAGGCCCGCGGGCTGGACGACTGGCAGCGCGTGCGCCTGTTCCACGACGTCTGTCTGGTTGTAGCCGCGGCCCACGATCGGGCGATCGTTCATAGTGACCTGAAGCCCGGCAACATTCTCGTGAACGCCGGGGGCCGTCCTAAGCTCCTCGACTTCGGAATCGCCAAGATGATGGCCCCGGGCGAGGAAGGCCTCACCGTCACAGGGTTCCGGCCACTCACCCCGCAGTACGCCAGTATCGAGCAACTGCGGGGCGGCCCCATCACGCTCGCATCGGACGTCTACTCCCTGGGCGCGATTCTGTCGGAACTGGCCGGCCCCGGTGATTCCGGCCTCAGCGCTATCATCCGGCACGCGATGGCGGAGCAGCCGGACGCCCGCTACCAGACGGCGCGCGAGCTGGCCCAGGATGTTGCCGCGTATCTGGAGGGCCGCCCGCTGACCATCGCCATGCCACCGCCCAGACTCCAGTGGAAGGCCGCCGCCGTGGCTGTGACGCTCGCGCTGCTGCCGGCACTCTGGCAGCATCTGCCAGGCAGCGAGCCGATGCCCAGTCCATCGGAGCGCGACTACCTGGTGGCGCGGCACTTATGGAATAAGCTCTCGATGCCGGAACTACACAAGGCCGAGGCGTGGTTTCGGCTGTCAGTCCAGAAGGATCCGCAGTCCTCCATGGCGCACGCTGGCCTGGCCGACGCGCTCTATTTCGCGGGAGAACTGGAGGGCGGGAATCCCCATGAGACCTTTCGCCAGGCTAAGGTCGAGGCGCGCCGGGCCATCGAACTGAACGACCGGTCGCCGCTGGCCCATACCGTACTGGGCAGCGTGCTCTTCGCTTCCGATCTCAAGTGGGCCTATGCCGAGGCGGAATTTCAACAGGCCCTGAAGCTAGACCCGAGATGCGTTCGTGCCATGCAGGGGTACGCGTGCATGCTGATGCGCCTGGGTCGCCTGGGCGAAGCGGGGTTCCTCATGAAGCGGGCCAGACTGCTGGATCCCGCATCGCCGATTCTCGGATTTGTGGAAGCCCGCGTGCCGTACTATGCCCACCGGTTCGATGTCGCGCGCGATCTGCTGCGAGGCGTCCTCGACCGCGACCCATCCTTCTCCCTGGCGCACTACTACCTCGCGCTCTGCTACCGGTTCTTGGGCCAGACACACGAGGCGGAGAGTGAGATGAAACGGGCCAACCTGAGTAACCAGGGACTGGCGATCGAACTCGCCTGGATTCACGGCCGCGACACAACGCCGGAGCAGTGGCAGCAGCTTTTAGCGACGGAACGCCACAACCCAAGCATGCTGTTTGCCGCCGCCGAAATGGGCCGGACCGACCTCGCGTTCGAGCTCCTGGAAGAAGCCATCGCCCAGCGGCAGACGTTGGTGCTGGGCATGAAGGTGGATCCACGCTTCGATGCTCTGCGCGGCGATCCTCGCTTCCCCGCCCTGTTGCGCCAGGCCGGCTTAGCCAACCTCTCCTGA
- a CDS encoding ECF-type sigma factor produces the protein MSATTITNSLEDWWRGDPRALSHVVSELYPQLRRAASNCLCREARNHTLQSTALVHEAFLQLSAGHPVRCEARTHFLGIATRVMRQILIQYARRRGAAKRGGGSRSTRLDEGSVMPAGRTHVEDALEEALERLRRVEPRRHLVVEMRYRFGSTVPEIAGLTNLSVRTVERELQLGRTWLEEAVFGKDGAWRHQ, from the coding sequence ATGAGCGCGACCACCATCACGAACTCGCTGGAGGACTGGTGGCGGGGCGACCCTCGGGCTCTATCACATGTGGTTTCGGAGCTGTACCCACAACTGCGGCGCGCGGCATCGAACTGCCTGTGCCGGGAGGCTCGCAATCACACGCTACAGTCAACCGCACTGGTTCATGAGGCCTTCCTGCAACTGTCGGCGGGACACCCCGTGCGCTGCGAGGCCCGCACTCACTTTCTGGGCATCGCCACGCGCGTCATGCGGCAGATCCTGATCCAGTACGCACGCAGGCGAGGCGCGGCGAAACGTGGCGGCGGAAGCCGCTCCACCCGGCTCGACGAGGGATCGGTTATGCCAGCAGGGCGAACACACGTCGAAGATGCGCTAGAGGAAGCTCTGGAACGGCTGCGCCGCGTGGAGCCAAGGCGGCATCTTGTCGTCGAAATGCGGTACCGCTTCGGATCGACGGTGCCCGAGATCGCTGGTCTGACGAACCTCTCCGTCCGGACCGTGGAGCGGGAGTTGCAGTTGGGCCGAACCTGGTTGGAGGAAGCAGTCTTTGGGAAGGATGGGGCATGGCGTCACCAGTGA
- a CDS encoding M4 family metallopeptidase produces MIRTHKLSTACALLCSALAPFSSALQIITAPDRTRLLQERPQRIQAAKNVLNAQRTLLGLTSDDTFEPTASSYDDLGRLHVRFTRFYKGVRVMGGDLKVGVAPEGSGGRVDTRPAPTAAMPSVQPAISQKEMGRILASELRAGDSELEIVSELVLDDSGKQPVLAWLARVDGDRFQPTNYLVDARSGAVLESWPAITEALNPEQTTAQTTRYDEIDIDHVRNTVADRYELQDATRGFTRVYDMQDKKPTSTFKGALYVQDPADPSPTTWGDGQDWTFGDSTSGPRGQTAAVEAYYNGRLTWDLYKNVFGRDGLDDAGSAMKLRVHIRKKSDEHYGDAYWDGTYASFGDGTESDHASRTDTITVGHELGHGLWGAAVTSDNKGGERRGLNEGHGDIQGTIVNHYRALAGGTGNTVPSSDPGDVSLFYGRDINPWGYSTGGEIGLPYYVDGMGDHEEHIQGTAYARMFATLAAGAPSVEEYENGPACEPNSGYKAFGCLVSPLLPQGLAGIGIHKAARIWYLATTAYLDGKPTFAETRDAYLQAADDLYGLNSPEYKSTMNAWRAINVGSEATDTAAPTVVIGGPLLNNYEQSLVVSTVGQDDIGVDHIDFFRNAILENSVHGGVWLGLLDLSKVGFGNYSLKAVAYDRLGKTGSDEKPLAYQGANYLLKNRGFEQGTDSWNLSGGVAVKSSASHAFLGPGYAEFSTTGDIRQKFSVPNSIIGLKVGYRISVDPEAGPVDSFEQLDIELLQGNGVLMQTLDTIHANLNTSNSVYRDYKQFNHSLPLDYAGRDYILKFRATTPRVGRFRIDNVYVAYEGVPDADLIVDVDEAEGSVTFQVKNITGIELSQIKEIRVAQPGTEGTRLGTQLMAVLPTSEFKVNTDYQVVAKIIDVLGNEVANIGPVHFQVKPVNQLIVNMGFEGGNGWWDTGGGAEVVHYNPAWGDGNAAFLGDNWARLGGQGIVNTATLRQNVDIPKGVSNVKLTFRVRVDSGEIIGVDALNVNVLEFGTYQKLETLKTILSDTDTNTADNYHGQQKFNGFDLTAYKGKTIILEFQAQEDSGLATTFHIDNVGVTYTTLGLAP; encoded by the coding sequence ATGATACGAACCCACAAATTATCCACGGCCTGTGCGCTGCTTTGCAGTGCCCTGGCGCCGTTCTCATCCGCTTTGCAGATCATCACAGCTCCGGACCGTACGCGGCTTCTACAGGAGCGTCCCCAGAGGATTCAGGCTGCCAAGAATGTCTTGAACGCACAGCGGACACTGCTGGGGCTAACCAGCGATGACACGTTCGAGCCCACGGCCTCCAGCTACGACGACCTGGGCCGGCTTCACGTCCGCTTTACCCGCTTCTACAAGGGCGTGCGCGTGATGGGCGGTGATCTCAAGGTGGGCGTCGCTCCCGAAGGCTCCGGTGGCCGTGTGGACACCCGGCCGGCGCCCACGGCGGCCATGCCGTCCGTTCAGCCCGCGATCTCGCAGAAGGAGATGGGCCGGATCCTCGCTAGCGAACTGCGTGCCGGCGACTCGGAACTGGAGATTGTGTCGGAGCTGGTTCTGGACGATTCCGGCAAACAGCCCGTGCTGGCGTGGTTGGCCCGGGTCGATGGAGATCGTTTCCAGCCCACCAACTACCTGGTGGACGCCCGTTCGGGCGCCGTCCTCGAATCGTGGCCCGCGATAACAGAGGCGCTCAACCCCGAACAGACTACGGCCCAGACCACGCGCTATGACGAGATCGATATCGATCACGTTCGCAATACGGTGGCCGACCGTTATGAACTGCAGGACGCCACGCGCGGTTTTACCCGTGTTTACGATATGCAGGACAAGAAGCCCACCTCCACGTTCAAGGGCGCCCTCTACGTGCAGGATCCAGCCGACCCCAGCCCCACCACATGGGGCGACGGCCAGGACTGGACGTTCGGCGACAGCACCTCTGGCCCGCGCGGTCAGACAGCCGCCGTCGAGGCCTACTACAACGGCCGCCTTACGTGGGACCTCTACAAGAACGTCTTTGGCCGCGACGGTCTGGACGATGCAGGCAGCGCCATGAAGCTGCGAGTCCACATCCGCAAGAAGAGCGACGAGCACTACGGCGATGCCTATTGGGATGGCACCTATGCCAGCTTCGGCGACGGCACGGAATCGGACCACGCCAGCCGCACGGACACCATCACCGTGGGGCACGAGCTCGGCCACGGGCTGTGGGGGGCGGCTGTCACCTCCGACAATAAAGGGGGCGAGCGCCGTGGTCTCAACGAAGGCCACGGTGACATTCAGGGCACCATCGTGAATCACTACCGCGCCTTAGCCGGTGGCACCGGCAACACCGTGCCCAGCAGTGATCCGGGTGACGTTAGTCTCTTCTACGGCCGCGATATCAACCCCTGGGGCTACAGCACCGGTGGCGAGATCGGTCTGCCTTACTATGTCGACGGTATGGGAGACCACGAGGAGCATATCCAGGGCACTGCCTACGCCCGCATGTTCGCCACGCTGGCCGCCGGCGCCCCGTCGGTAGAGGAGTATGAGAACGGCCCGGCGTGTGAACCCAACTCCGGCTACAAGGCCTTCGGGTGCCTGGTGTCGCCGTTGCTACCACAGGGTCTGGCGGGCATCGGCATCCACAAGGCGGCGCGCATCTGGTATCTGGCCACCACCGCCTATCTCGATGGGAAGCCCACCTTCGCCGAAACGCGCGACGCGTATCTGCAGGCGGCCGATGATCTCTACGGGCTGAACTCTCCGGAGTACAAGTCCACCATGAACGCCTGGCGTGCCATCAACGTGGGCAGTGAAGCTACGGACACGGCCGCGCCGACCGTCGTCATCGGTGGTCCTCTACTGAACAACTACGAACAGTCTCTCGTGGTCTCCACGGTGGGCCAGGACGACATCGGCGTCGATCACATCGACTTCTTCCGCAATGCCATCCTGGAGAACTCCGTGCATGGCGGAGTCTGGCTGGGCCTGCTGGATCTCAGCAAGGTCGGCTTCGGCAACTACTCACTGAAGGCGGTGGCCTACGACCGTCTGGGCAAAACCGGCAGCGACGAGAAACCTCTGGCCTATCAGGGTGCCAATTATCTGCTGAAAAACCGCGGCTTCGAACAAGGCACGGACAGTTGGAACCTCTCCGGCGGAGTGGCGGTCAAGTCCTCGGCCTCGCACGCCTTCCTCGGCCCAGGCTACGCCGAATTCAGCACCACCGGCGACATCCGCCAGAAGTTCTCGGTCCCCAACAGCATCATCGGCCTCAAGGTGGGCTACCGCATCTCCGTCGATCCGGAGGCCGGACCGGTCGACTCATTCGAGCAACTGGATATCGAGCTCCTGCAGGGGAATGGGGTGCTGATGCAGACGCTGGACACAATCCACGCAAACCTCAACACGAGCAACAGCGTCTATCGCGACTACAAGCAGTTCAATCACTCGCTGCCGCTCGACTACGCTGGCCGCGACTACATCCTCAAGTTCCGCGCCACCACACCGCGGGTCGGCCGTTTCCGGATCGACAACGTCTACGTCGCCTACGAAGGCGTGCCTGATGCCGACCTCATCGTCGACGTCGACGAGGCCGAAGGCTCCGTCACGTTCCAGGTGAAGAACATCACCGGAATTGAGCTCTCTCAGATCAAGGAGATCCGTGTCGCCCAACCCGGCACCGAAGGCACGCGCCTGGGCACGCAACTCATGGCCGTCCTGCCCACCAGCGAGTTCAAGGTGAACACGGACTACCAGGTCGTGGCCAAAATTATCGACGTGCTCGGCAACGAGGTGGCCAACATCGGCCCCGTCCACTTCCAGGTCAAGCCGGTGAATCAGCTCATCGTCAACATGGGTTTTGAGGGAGGCAACGGCTGGTGGGACACCGGTGGCGGCGCCGAGGTCGTCCACTACAATCCCGCCTGGGGTGACGGCAATGCTGCGTTTCTCGGCGACAACTGGGCCCGTCTGGGTGGTCAGGGCATCGTGAATACGGCCACCCTGCGCCAGAATGTGGACATTCCGAAGGGCGTGTCCAATGTGAAGTTAACGTTCCGGGTCCGAGTGGACTCGGGCGAGATCATTGGAGTCGACGCTCTGAACGTCAATGTTCTTGAGTTCGGGACCTATCAGAAGCTGGAGACCCTCAAAACCATCCTCAGCGACACGGACACCAACACGGCGGACAACTACCACGGTCAGCAGAAGTTCAACGGCTTCGACCTCACCGCTTACAAGGGCAAGACCATCATCCTGGAGTTCCAGGCGCAGGAGGACAGTGGCTTGGCGACCACGTTCCATATCGATAACGTGGGTGTGACCTACACCACACTGGGCTTGGCCCCATAG